From the genome of Blautia hydrogenotrophica DSM 10507:
AGATCGGTTGTGATGCGAAGAAGTATATTATGCAGTCTAATGGTGGCACGACGACTTTTGAGCAGGCGAAGCAGACTCCTATTAACATGGTAGAGTCTGGCCCGGTGGCCGGGGTGTATGGAGCCGCGATTCTGGGAAAAGCAGTGGGAGAAGAAAATATCATTGCCTTTGACGTGGGCGGTACCACAGCCAAGTGTTCCTTAATCGATCAAGGGGAAGTGAAAGTGACCACTGAATACCGGATTGAGAGAACGGAGAGATATGCAGGATATCCGATTATGGCCCCGGTCGTGGATATCGTGGAGATTGGAAATGGTGGCGGTTCCATTGCATGGATTGATGAAGCAGGTTCATTAAAGGTGGGGCCGCAGTCAGCGGGAGCTCTGCCGGGACCTGTGGCCTATGGAAAGGGTGGAGAGGAGCCGACGACGACGGATGCCTGCTTGCTGACAGGAAGACTCTCACCAAAGAATTTTGACAATCAGGTAGACATGGAGCATGTGGCGAAGGTGATTCAGCAGAAAGTGGGAGAGCACTTTCAGATGAATGCTGAGGATGCGGCGATGAGTATTCTGAGAGTGGCGGAGTCTAATATGTTCAATGCACTGAAATTGATTTCCGTGCGTCGAGGGTATGACCCGCGGGATTTTACCATGGTGGCTTTCGGCGGCGGAGGCCCCATGCACTGTGCTTATCTGGCAAAAGAGCTGAATGTGAGAAAAGTGATCGTGCCTGTGGCAGCTCCGGTATTTTCTGCTTGGGGAATGCTGATGACCGATGTTCGGCATGATTACATACAGACGAATATTCGCAGAATGAATGAGGTGAGCGCTCAGGAGCTGAACCGGATGTGGGATTCTTTGATCGTCCAGGCAGATGAACAGTTTCAAAGAGAGGGTGTGGCGAAAGATCACGTCGTCTACCATTTTATTGCTGACATGCGCTACATGGGACAGGAGCATACGGTGAAGGTCAATGTTCCGCCTCTTCCTTGGACACAGGAAAGTAAGGAGGAGATCATCCGCTGTTTCCATGAGACTCACGAGCATTTTTATACCTATAAATTAT
Proteins encoded in this window:
- a CDS encoding hydantoinase/oxoprolinase family protein, with translation MNLRIATDIGGTFTDLVAVDEKGKTILGKSHTTPPNFEEGVIEVIKKSGITPKEITDFIHGTTTIINALTERKGAKTGLITTKGFRDVLELARCNRPDLFNMVFAKPRPFIPRYLRREVAERIAYDGKIVIPLEETDIEKAVEYFKEEGVEAVAVCFINSYANDVHERRTVEKVKELWPEIFVTSSIEVTKEWREYERTSTVALNSYVMPVASAYVNNLEGRLCEIGCDAKKYIMQSNGGTTTFEQAKQTPINMVESGPVAGVYGAAILGKAVGEENIIAFDVGGTTAKCSLIDQGEVKVTTEYRIERTERYAGYPIMAPVVDIVEIGNGGGSIAWIDEAGSLKVGPQSAGALPGPVAYGKGGEEPTTTDACLLTGRLSPKNFDNQVDMEHVAKVIQQKVGEHFQMNAEDAAMSILRVAESNMFNALKLISVRRGYDPRDFTMVAFGGGGPMHCAYLAKELNVRKVIVPVAAPVFSAWGMLMTDVRHDYIQTNIRRMNEVSAQELNRMWDSLIVQADEQFQREGVAKDHVVYHFIADMRYMGQEHTVKVNVPPLPWTQESKEEIIRCFHETHEHFYTYKLLETPTEIVNLHLVAYGRLDKPELAKIAPQMDSLENAFLEKRSVYFTEDGWMETPVYSREKLGSGVVFDGPVIIEEAAASTVVAKGQRLTVDIYGNLVIETEVQE